In one Candidatus Omnitrophota bacterium genomic region, the following are encoded:
- the pseB gene encoding UDP-N-acetylglucosamine 4,6-dehydratase (inverting), with protein MDTTILDNKSILITGGTGSFGKKMVQIVLKQFRPKRLVVFSRDELKQFEMAQKWKPSEHPCLEYVLGDVRDGNRLCRVFEGIDYVVHAAALKQVPAAERNPDEYIKTNVMGAMNIIEAALHCHVKKVIALSTDKACNPINLYGATKLCSDKLFVAENNAVLPSRTQFSVVRYGNVVGSRGSVIPFFRERAKTGVLPITDDRMTRFWITLDQAVYLVLMSLQRSTGGEIFVPRIPSMKITDLATAIAPDCKQEVIGIRPGEKIHETLISEDEARSAIEFQDCFVVQYNADQRDILLAQAGKHKGKACPEGFTYRSDSNTEWMTVNELKEMIERIADDYAIEKSRFSMTGVSQ; from the coding sequence ATGGATACGACTATTTTAGACAACAAAAGTATTTTGATCACCGGGGGAACAGGATCATTCGGTAAGAAAATGGTCCAGATCGTTTTAAAACAATTCCGTCCCAAGCGATTGGTCGTTTTTTCCAGGGATGAATTAAAACAATTTGAAATGGCGCAAAAATGGAAACCATCCGAGCATCCTTGCCTGGAATATGTGCTGGGGGACGTGCGCGACGGCAACCGTTTATGCCGGGTTTTTGAAGGCATTGATTATGTGGTCCACGCGGCGGCGCTCAAGCAGGTCCCCGCGGCCGAGCGCAATCCCGATGAATATATTAAAACCAATGTCATGGGGGCGATGAACATCATTGAAGCGGCATTGCATTGCCATGTCAAGAAAGTGATCGCCCTGTCAACGGACAAGGCGTGCAACCCCATCAACCTTTACGGGGCGACAAAATTATGTTCCGACAAACTGTTCGTGGCTGAAAACAACGCGGTCCTTCCGTCGAGAACGCAATTTTCAGTCGTGCGTTACGGCAATGTCGTCGGTTCCAGGGGTTCCGTCATCCCATTTTTCAGGGAACGCGCCAAAACAGGGGTCTTGCCCATCACTGATGATCGCATGACGCGTTTTTGGATCACCCTGGATCAGGCCGTTTATCTGGTGCTGATGTCCCTGCAAAGGTCCACGGGGGGAGAAATTTTTGTCCCTCGTATTCCGTCCATGAAGATCACTGACCTGGCCACGGCGATCGCCCCGGACTGCAAACAAGAAGTCATTGGCATCCGCCCCGGAGAAAAGATCCATGAAACATTGATCAGCGAGGATGAGGCCAGGTCTGCCATTGAATTTCAGGATTGTTTTGTGGTCCAATACAATGCCGACCAACGGGACATTCTTTTGGCCCAGGCAGGAAAACATAAAGGGAAGGCCTGTCCGGAAGGATTCACTTATCGTTCGGATTCCAATACCGAATGGATGACGGTCAACGAATTGAAAGAAATGATTGAGCGCATTGCGGACGATTATGCCATTGAAAAGTCGCGTTTTTCCATGACGGGCGTTTCCCAATAG
- the pseC gene encoding UDP-4-amino-4,6-dideoxy-N-acetyl-beta-L-altrosamine transaminase, with translation MPYGRQCIEDDDIRAVTDVLKSGYLTQGPKIAEFEEALKAKTGASFAVAVNSGTSALHIGCLAAGIHAGDEVITSPNSFVASANCIVYCAGTPVFADIDPKTYNISPLALEQKMTRATRAVIPVHFAGQSCDMQAIHDIVRQKQKEYGHKIYIIEDASHALGSSYKAKKVGSGAYSDMTVLSFHPVKHITTAEGGAVLTNDEKLCHSLRRFRSHGITNDPLELVNEDEAFEPSHEGERIKRPWYYEQQDLGFNYRITDIQCALGISQIKKLDRFIKRRKEIVGRYNAAFEGLDHVTTPFEADFCQSNFHLYVLLFDFGKLGMSRAHLMLELRKKGIQTQVHYIPIPTQPYYQKKFGYRRGQYPHAENYYQRCLSIPLFAAMKDEEVGKVIEAIRSLKPVPVHP, from the coding sequence ATTCCTTATGGGCGTCAGTGCATTGAAGATGATGATATCCGGGCGGTGACGGATGTTTTAAAATCAGGGTATCTGACGCAAGGGCCCAAGATCGCGGAATTTGAAGAGGCATTGAAAGCAAAGACCGGCGCTTCATTTGCCGTTGCCGTCAATTCCGGAACGTCTGCTTTACACATCGGCTGTCTGGCGGCCGGTATTCATGCCGGCGATGAGGTGATCACCTCGCCCAATTCGTTTGTGGCGTCCGCCAATTGCATCGTTTATTGCGCAGGCACGCCGGTTTTTGCCGATATTGATCCCAAGACCTATAATATTTCCCCCCTGGCGCTCGAGCAGAAAATGACAAGGGCCACCAGGGCCGTCATCCCTGTTCATTTTGCCGGCCAAAGCTGTGATATGCAGGCGATCCATGATATTGTCCGGCAAAAACAGAAGGAATACGGCCACAAAATTTATATCATTGAAGACGCTTCCCATGCGTTGGGGTCCTCTTATAAGGCCAAGAAAGTCGGGTCCGGCGCGTATTCGGACATGACGGTCTTGAGTTTTCATCCGGTCAAACACATCACCACGGCCGAAGGGGGCGCTGTCCTGACCAATGACGAGAAATTATGCCATTCCTTAAGACGGTTTCGTTCCCATGGGATCACCAATGATCCCCTGGAATTGGTCAATGAGGATGAGGCCTTTGAGCCCTCTCACGAGGGGGAACGGATCAAGCGGCCCTGGTACTATGAGCAGCAGGATTTAGGGTTCAATTACCGGATCACGGACATTCAGTGCGCTTTAGGCATTTCCCAGATCAAGAAATTGGACCGTTTTATAAAGCGCAGAAAAGAGATCGTCGGGCGTTACAATGCCGCTTTTGAAGGGCTTGATCATGTCACGACACCCTTTGAAGCCGATTTTTGTCAAAGCAATTTTCATCTCTATGTTTTGCTGTTTGATTTTGGGAAATTGGGGATGTCCCGCGCGCATTTGATGCTTGAGTTGCGCAAAAAGGGCATTCAAACGCAGGTGCATTACATTCCCATCCCCACGCAGCCCTATTATCAAAAGAAATTCGGATACCGACGGGGTCAGTATCCCCATGCGGAGAATTATTATCAGCGCTGTTTATCGATCCCTCTTTTCGCCGCGATGAAGGACGAGGAGGTCGGGAAGGTCATTGAAGCCATTCGTAGTTTAAAACCGGTCCCCGTCCACCCATGA
- a CDS encoding aldo/keto reductase → MTLFSRIGLGTAQFGQDYGIANKGGKIPREVVFDILKSAADRGILLLDTACAYGDSEAVIGEFIKKGPSPFRVVSKFSLDPYKEGGLKQLLRQSLAKMNTAGVYGYLAHRLTDVLNDERLWADMLEVKRQGLVQKIGVSVYSPRELEELDKRDIKFDLVQFPYSIFDRRFEKCMHGLKQKNIEIHARSVFLQGLAFMKADQLPGHLKEAGVPLRGLAELSLKHGISVQSLCLNFALLNPHIDRVIMGVGGLRHFEENLKGLEDFDKVRGIYDQLQGLSIGNEDILLPNRWPLAMPSRR, encoded by the coding sequence ATGACATTATTTTCGCGTATAGGACTTGGGACGGCACAGTTTGGCCAGGATTACGGGATCGCCAATAAAGGCGGGAAGATCCCCCGGGAAGTGGTTTTTGATATTCTCAAGTCAGCGGCGGACCGCGGCATTCTTCTTTTAGACACGGCCTGTGCCTATGGAGACAGTGAAGCTGTTATCGGAGAATTTATCAAGAAGGGTCCATCCCCGTTTCGGGTGGTGTCAAAATTTTCCCTGGATCCTTACAAAGAAGGAGGATTAAAGCAGCTTTTACGGCAATCTCTGGCAAAAATGAACACCGCCGGCGTTTATGGATATTTGGCCCACCGTTTGACGGATGTTTTGAATGATGAGCGCCTTTGGGCGGATATGCTGGAGGTCAAAAGGCAAGGCCTTGTTCAAAAGATCGGGGTTTCCGTCTATTCACCGCGTGAACTGGAAGAACTGGACAAGCGCGATATCAAATTTGACCTCGTTCAATTTCCTTACAGTATTTTTGACCGGCGATTTGAAAAATGCATGCACGGATTGAAACAAAAGAATATTGAAATTCACGCGCGGTCCGTCTTTTTGCAAGGCCTTGCATTTATGAAGGCCGATCAACTGCCGGGGCATCTCAAAGAAGCGGGGGTCCCGTTGAGGGGACTTGCGGAACTTTCGCTCAAGCACGGCATTTCCGTTCAATCGCTGTGTTTAAATTTTGCTTTATTAAATCCTCATATTGATCGGGTCATCATGGGGGTGGGCGGCTTACGGCATTTTGAAGAAAATTTGAAAGGCCTTGAGGATTTTGATAAGGTCCGCGGTATTTATGATCAACTGCAGGGATTGAGCATCGGCAATGAAGATATTCTTCTGCCTAACCGTTGGCCGTTAGCAATGCCGAGCAGGCGATAG
- a CDS encoding aminotransferase class III-fold pyridoxal phosphate-dependent enzyme, with protein MLKTEKINKGAALWKKAKTFIPGGNQLLSKRSEMFLPDQWPAYYKKARGCEIWDLDDRHYYDMSIMGIGSSPLGYAHEEVNAAVHQAIDEGNMTTLNCPQEVELAQKLVDLHAWADMARFARTGGEACAIAVRIARAFTQKDRIAFCGYHGWHDWYLAANLSDAKNLDQLLLPGLSPVGVPQHLKGSAIPFYYGDAQAFKELVQQHKADLGVVIMEVARHSQPDIDFLRTIREMTRDMGIVLIYDEISSGFRLNTGGLHLLYDLQPDMAVLGKALGNGHPISAILGREKVMQAAQETFISSTYWTERTGYAAALEVLKIYERDAVPQQLIKQGNKIRLGLEGLFKKHQLNIEIEGLASNPIFMIKEKDGLLIKSVYTQEMLKRSFLASSVIYVSIAHTDKIIDLFLANADEVFGCISAAIKEGQLASLLKGPVCHSGFKRLN; from the coding sequence ATGTTAAAGACAGAAAAAATAAATAAGGGTGCGGCATTGTGGAAAAAAGCAAAAACGTTTATTCCGGGCGGCAATCAACTGCTTTCCAAACGCTCGGAGATGTTTTTGCCTGACCAGTGGCCGGCGTATTACAAGAAAGCCAGGGGCTGTGAGATTTGGGACCTTGATGACCGTCACTATTACGATATGAGCATCATGGGCATTGGGAGCTCTCCTTTGGGCTACGCCCATGAGGAAGTCAACGCGGCGGTGCACCAGGCGATCGATGAAGGGAATATGACGACCTTGAATTGCCCCCAGGAGGTTGAGCTTGCCCAAAAGCTGGTGGATCTGCATGCCTGGGCGGATATGGCGCGTTTTGCCCGTACCGGAGGGGAGGCCTGCGCCATTGCGGTGCGCATTGCCCGCGCCTTTACTCAAAAAGACAGGATCGCTTTTTGCGGTTATCATGGCTGGCATGATTGGTATCTGGCGGCTAATCTATCAGACGCAAAGAATCTGGACCAACTCCTTTTGCCGGGCCTTAGTCCGGTCGGAGTTCCCCAACACTTAAAGGGCAGCGCCATCCCTTTTTATTATGGAGATGCGCAAGCGTTTAAGGAATTGGTCCAACAGCATAAAGCTGATCTGGGCGTTGTGATCATGGAGGTTGCCAGACACTCCCAGCCGGATATTGATTTCTTGCGTACGATCCGTGAAATGACCCGGGACATGGGGATCGTGCTGATCTACGACGAGATCTCCTCCGGATTCCGGTTGAATACCGGAGGGCTCCACCTGTTGTATGACCTTCAGCCGGACATGGCTGTTTTAGGAAAGGCCTTGGGCAATGGACATCCCATTTCCGCGATCTTGGGAAGAGAAAAAGTCATGCAGGCCGCTCAAGAGACATTCATCAGCAGTACTTATTGGACGGAACGCACGGGCTATGCCGCAGCCCTTGAGGTGTTAAAGATCTATGAACGGGACGCTGTGCCCCAGCAATTGATCAAACAAGGAAATAAGATCCGATTGGGTTTGGAAGGCCTATTCAAGAAACATCAATTGAATATTGAGATTGAGGGACTCGCATCAAACCCCATTTTTATGATTAAAGAAAAAGACGGACTTCTGATCAAGTCCGTGTATACGCAAGAAATGTTAAAACGCAGCTTTTTAGCTTCTTCCGTTATCTATGTATCCATAGCGCATACGGACAAGATCATTGATCTATTCTTGGCGAATGCTGATGAAGTTTTTGGATGCATATCTGCCGCGATCAAAGAGGGTCAATTGGCGTCATTATTGAAGGGGCCTGTTTGTCACAGTGGATTTAAAAGGTTAAATTAA
- a CDS encoding glycosyltransferase family protein — protein MVLAIVQARMSASRLPGKVMKKILGKPIIGYLLDRLKASKRIDKIILATSTNQENDELVSYVQGLGFDVWRGSEEDVLGRFFFSAKKYAADTVVRITGDCPLIDTRICDQLIDEFTKHQVDYAFLAPSFAEGLDCEVLKATALEKCHQHAKLASEREHVTPYIKNHQDQFKLFCMDNREDHSGYRVVVDEPEDLAMLEILFNDFYKKIHPQGSFDEIKAYLDQHPELVRMNSHVVRNEGFIRSLQKER, from the coding sequence ATGGTCTTAGCGATCGTGCAGGCAAGAATGTCAGCATCACGGTTACCGGGCAAGGTCATGAAGAAAATCTTGGGCAAACCGATCATCGGGTATTTGTTGGACCGGCTTAAAGCATCCAAACGCATTGACAAAATTATTTTGGCCACATCTACCAATCAAGAAAACGATGAACTTGTGTCTTATGTTCAAGGCTTGGGATTTGATGTATGGCGGGGGAGCGAAGAAGATGTGTTAGGACGCTTCTTTTTTTCCGCTAAGAAATACGCGGCTGATACGGTTGTCCGTATAACGGGAGATTGCCCGCTGATAGACACGCGGATCTGTGACCAATTGATAGATGAATTTACCAAACATCAGGTTGATTATGCTTTTCTGGCACCTAGTTTTGCCGAAGGCCTGGATTGTGAAGTTCTGAAAGCAACGGCTTTAGAAAAATGCCACCAACATGCCAAATTAGCTTCAGAACGCGAACATGTGACGCCCTATATCAAGAACCATCAGGACCAGTTTAAGTTATTTTGCATGGATAACCGCGAAGATCATAGCGGTTATCGCGTTGTCGTGGATGAACCGGAAGATCTTGCCATGTTAGAGATCTTATTCAATGATTTCTACAAAAAGATACATCCGCAGGGCAGTTTTGATGAAATTAAAGCATACCTGGACCAGCATCCTGAATTGGTCCGGATGAATTCTCATGTGGTCCGTAATGAGGGATTTATCAGATCGCTTCAGAAGGAAAGGTGA
- a CDS encoding GNAT family N-acetyltransferase produces MKKGVHLKTKRLDLKTLRVRHISDQYVNGLNDGQVNKFLLAPRQKKQTRKTVRDYVEANLNSPSGLLFGLFHKTTGDLIGTLRVHDISYFHYSCCLGICLFDRSYWGKGYAQEALKEAVRFAFKELRMHYIEAGIYQGNRASVQLFKKCGFRKVATHRDKYRYDASFRPVFIFGKTNPDFKLRS; encoded by the coding sequence ATGAAAAAGGGAGTCCATCTTAAAACAAAACGCTTGGACCTTAAGACCTTGCGTGTCAGGCATATTTCGGATCAATACGTCAATGGTTTAAATGATGGACAGGTGAATAAATTTTTATTGGCCCCCAGGCAGAAGAAGCAAACAAGAAAAACGGTCAGGGATTATGTTGAGGCCAATCTCAATTCACCATCGGGCCTTCTATTCGGATTATTTCATAAGACCACAGGGGATCTGATAGGCACTTTGCGCGTTCATGACATCTCCTATTTTCACTATTCTTGTTGTTTAGGGATCTGTTTATTTGACAGGTCCTATTGGGGCAAAGGTTACGCGCAAGAGGCCTTAAAAGAGGCCGTTCGTTTCGCGTTTAAAGAATTGAGGATGCATTACATTGAAGCGGGCATTTACCAGGGGAATAGGGCATCAGTACAATTGTTCAAAAAATGCGGATTCCGGAAAGTCGCGACCCATAGGGATAAGTACCGGTATGACGCGTCTTTTAGACCAGTGTTTATTTTTGGCAAGACAAATCCAGATTTTAAGCTTCGGTCATGA
- a CDS encoding TIM barrel protein, giving the protein MMPVHIGIKVWAQNTAYIPHIQKLGQQGHCDFVEIYVGVKAEQEEARCWQDLDLPIRLHAPHSYGGFNPADSEGMEFKQEALRRLEKFRRLLGPASIIFHPGIIGPLQESIRQYKLFKQQFPKIFKAAFIENKPSIGPKQESCRGDSVEEIRPLMQAIGFGFCLDFGHAACHAAWAKKDWRQVVEDFMQLRPQLFHISDGDIHSPVDKHRHLGAGSFPLKQMLDFLPKDAFLTLETPHDHEDNLDDFSKDADFIRGLLK; this is encoded by the coding sequence ATGATGCCGGTCCATATCGGAATAAAAGTTTGGGCGCAAAACACCGCTTATATCCCGCACATTCAAAAATTGGGCCAACAGGGCCATTGTGATTTTGTGGAGATCTATGTCGGTGTCAAGGCAGAACAAGAAGAGGCCAGGTGTTGGCAGGATTTAGACCTGCCCATACGCTTGCACGCGCCCCACAGCTATGGCGGGTTTAATCCCGCGGACAGTGAGGGGATGGAGTTCAAACAAGAGGCCTTGCGTCGCCTTGAGAAGTTCCGGCGGCTTTTAGGGCCTGCCAGCATTATTTTTCATCCGGGGATCATAGGCCCTTTGCAGGAAAGCATCAGGCAATATAAATTATTTAAACAGCAATTCCCGAAAATATTTAAAGCGGCGTTCATTGAGAATAAGCCGTCCATAGGTCCCAAGCAAGAATCTTGCCGGGGAGATAGCGTTGAAGAAATACGGCCATTGATGCAGGCCATCGGTTTTGGCTTTTGCCTGGACTTTGGCCACGCGGCTTGTCATGCCGCGTGGGCCAAGAAAGATTGGCGTCAGGTCGTTGAGGATTTTATGCAATTACGCCCGCAATTATTTCACATTTCCGACGGAGACATCCATTCTCCCGTAGACAAACACCGTCATTTGGGGGCCGGCAGTTTTCCATTAAAGCAGATGCTGGATTTTTTACCCAAGGATGCGTTCTTAACGCTGGAAACTCCTCATGATCATGAGGACAACCTGGACGATTTTTCCAAAGACGCGGATTTTATCAGGGGTCTATTAAAATGA
- the pseI gene encoding pseudaminic acid synthase, with the protein MMIQGRRIGAGQPCYVIAELSANHGGSLERALRIVRAAKEAGADAIKLQTYTADTMTLDVDNEYFRIKDGLWGGKNLYQLYQKASTPWEWHKTLKEEADKLQMHCFSTPFDETAVDFLESLGVAAYKIASFELVDDLLLIKVAHTRKPVIMSTGMATLEEIRHALQVLHDNGTKEIALLKCVSAYPAPAQEMHLRTMSDMRARFKCPVGLSDHTLGPTVAIAAVAVGAELLEKHIKLNQEDDTPDAVFSMTPEAFGDMVQALRLTESALGEVRYQKTQQEGNSVVFRRSIFVSRDIKKGEVFTSENIKVIRPGQGLSPKYYAQLLGRKAKQDISRGTPLSRAMM; encoded by the coding sequence ATGATGATCCAGGGCAGGCGGATAGGGGCGGGGCAGCCCTGTTATGTCATTGCCGAATTATCCGCGAACCACGGCGGAAGCCTTGAGCGCGCTTTGCGCATCGTTCGCGCGGCTAAAGAGGCAGGCGCGGATGCCATCAAGCTGCAGACATACACGGCAGACACAATGACCCTTGATGTGGACAATGAGTATTTTCGCATCAAAGACGGGTTATGGGGTGGTAAGAATTTATATCAATTGTATCAGAAGGCCTCGACGCCATGGGAATGGCACAAGACATTAAAAGAAGAAGCAGATAAGCTGCAGATGCATTGCTTCTCCACCCCTTTTGACGAAACAGCGGTGGATTTTCTGGAGTCATTGGGGGTTGCGGCATACAAGATCGCTTCTTTTGAATTGGTGGATGACCTTTTATTGATCAAGGTGGCCCATACCCGAAAACCTGTCATTATGTCCACGGGCATGGCCACGTTAGAAGAGATCCGGCATGCCCTGCAGGTGCTCCATGACAACGGAACAAAGGAAATAGCATTGCTCAAATGCGTCAGCGCCTATCCCGCACCCGCACAGGAGATGCATTTGCGCACAATGTCCGATATGCGCGCACGTTTTAAGTGTCCGGTGGGTTTATCAGACCATACGTTAGGCCCGACGGTGGCCATTGCTGCCGTTGCCGTGGGCGCCGAATTATTGGAGAAACACATCAAATTAAACCAGGAAGACGATACGCCTGACGCCGTATTTTCCATGACCCCTGAGGCCTTTGGAGATATGGTCCAGGCCTTGCGTTTGACCGAGTCCGCTTTAGGGGAAGTGCGCTATCAGAAGACGCAGCAAGAAGGCAATTCAGTGGTTTTTCGCCGTTCCATTTTTGTTTCCAGAGACATTAAAAAGGGCGAAGTATTCACATCGGAAAATATTAAAGTCATACGCCCGGGACAGGGCTTAAGTCCGAAGTATTATGCGCAATTGCTGGGCAGGAAGGCCAAACAAGATATTTCCCGGGGAACGCCGTTATCGAGGGCTATGATGTGA
- a CDS encoding GNAT family N-acetyltransferase: MELSFRDAVWEDAEFLLSLRNDPSVWPHCIQARPVGRREHLEWFKDVLRRDDVRIFILFQDRISIGQVRYDLKQEGAYVSISLCADHQGQGFGVQALKLTGQKIFSLANVTALKALIKENNKGSLRCFKNAGFCRIDRERNGNEYFMIMELRKAS; the protein is encoded by the coding sequence ATGGAGCTTTCATTTCGAGACGCGGTGTGGGAAGATGCAGAATTTCTTTTGTCATTGCGCAATGATCCTTCAGTTTGGCCCCACTGTATTCAAGCACGTCCTGTTGGCCGGAGGGAGCATCTGGAGTGGTTTAAAGACGTATTGCGGCGGGATGATGTAAGAATTTTTATTTTGTTTCAGGACCGTATTTCCATTGGGCAGGTGCGGTATGATCTTAAGCAGGAGGGGGCTTATGTCAGCATTTCCCTTTGCGCAGATCACCAAGGGCAGGGGTTTGGCGTCCAGGCGCTTAAGTTGACGGGTCAAAAGATCTTTTCTCTAGCCAATGTGACGGCTTTAAAAGCCCTTATTAAAGAAAATAATAAGGGATCCTTGCGGTGTTTTAAAAATGCAGGCTTCTGCCGTATAGACAGAGAAAGAAATGGGAACGAATATTTTATGATCATGGAGCTTCGCAAAGCCAGTTAA
- a CDS encoding SIS domain-containing protein — MSEVIMNTLEEIFKESGLRADYFRKYGDYVQKLISEIDVESLKRAVDCFLEARKNDKTIYFAGNGGSAATASHFAQDLSEVGRKIRGKGFRAQSINDNSSALTAISNDYGYEDVFSLQIQYSFNAGDVLVVISASGNSPNVVKAVELAKERGGRTVALVGFDGGRLAQICDHAVHIKSKKGEYGPVEDVHLILNHMIVSYLMMELKKES; from the coding sequence ATGTCGGAGGTGATCATGAACACCCTGGAAGAGATATTTAAGGAAAGCGGCCTGCGGGCCGATTATTTCAGAAAATATGGTGATTATGTCCAAAAATTGATCTCCGAGATCGATGTTGAGTCACTCAAAAGGGCGGTTGACTGCTTTTTGGAAGCCAGAAAGAATGACAAAACCATTTATTTTGCCGGTAACGGGGGAAGCGCTGCCACCGCCTCTCATTTTGCTCAGGACTTAAGCGAGGTCGGCCGCAAGATCCGGGGCAAAGGTTTCAGGGCCCAAAGCATCAATGACAATTCTTCTGCCCTGACAGCCATCAGCAATGATTATGGCTATGAAGACGTGTTCTCACTGCAGATCCAATACAGTTTTAATGCCGGCGATGTTCTGGTGGTCATCTCCGCCAGCGGCAATAGCCCCAATGTGGTCAAGGCCGTAGAACTGGCGAAGGAAAGAGGAGGAAGGACCGTGGCCCTGGTGGGGTTTGATGGCGGCCGCTTGGCCCAGATCTGCGATCACGCGGTCCATATTAAGAGCAAAAAAGGGGAATACGGCCCGGTTGAGGATGTTCATTTGATCTTAAACCATATGATCGTTTCTTACCTGATGATGGAGTTGAAGAAAGAAAGCTGA
- a CDS encoding SDR family oxidoreductase, translating to MKEKKILVTGGAGFIGSHLVDRLVEEGHSVTVIDNFSTGRPGNLAHQKNNVRIIEADITDFDAIFPYFREQEIVFHLAALADIVPSIVKPRGYYVSNVLGTMNVAEAARLAKVQKLVYSASSSCYGIPSREFYPTPEGAPIHPQYPYALTKYLGEQTLLHWAGVYGLPVVSLRLFNVYGPRSRTSGTYGAVFGVFLAQKLDGKPYTVVGDGDQTRDFIFVTDVARAMATAAFSPVKNEIFNVGAGNPQSVNTLVSLLGGEKIHIPKRPGEPDCTWADIRKIKSALSWEPKVSFAQGVQEILKDIDYWKDAPVWTPATIEKATEDWFKYLVK from the coding sequence ATGAAAGAAAAGAAAATTTTAGTGACGGGTGGGGCGGGTTTTATCGGGAGCCATCTGGTTGACCGGCTGGTGGAAGAAGGCCATTCGGTCACGGTCATTGACAATTTTTCCACGGGCCGCCCCGGCAACCTCGCCCATCAAAAGAACAATGTCCGGATCATTGAAGCCGATATCACCGATTTTGACGCCATTTTTCCTTATTTTAGGGAGCAGGAGATCGTCTTTCATTTGGCCGCTTTAGCCGACATTGTGCCTTCCATTGTCAAGCCCCGTGGATATTACGTGTCGAATGTTTTGGGGACCATGAATGTCGCCGAGGCCGCGCGCCTGGCCAAGGTCCAGAAACTCGTTTATTCCGCCTCGTCCTCCTGTTACGGCATTCCTTCCCGGGAGTTTTACCCGACCCCGGAAGGCGCTCCCATCCATCCCCAATATCCTTATGCATTGACGAAATATTTAGGGGAGCAGACCCTCCTGCATTGGGCAGGGGTGTATGGCTTGCCGGTTGTTTCCTTACGGTTGTTCAATGTGTATGGGCCGCGCTCCAGGACTTCAGGGACTTATGGCGCTGTGTTCGGGGTTTTTTTGGCTCAAAAACTTGATGGCAAACCTTATACCGTTGTCGGCGATGGGGATCAGACGCGCGATTTTATTTTTGTCACGGATGTGGCCCGCGCCATGGCGACCGCCGCCTTTTCACCGGTCAAAAATGAAATTTTTAACGTAGGGGCCGGAAATCCCCAGAGCGTTAATACCCTGGTTTCTTTGCTCGGCGGAGAAAAAATCCACATCCCCAAACGCCCCGGCGAACCGGATTGCACCTGGGCGGATATCCGCAAGATCAAATCTGCTCTTTCCTGGGAGCCGAAAGTATCTTTTGCTCAAGGCGTGCAGGAGATCCTCAAAGACATTGATTACTGGAAAGACGCGCCGGTATGGACGCCCGCCACGATCGAGAAAGCCACAGAGGACTGGTTTAAATATCTGGTCAAGTAA